From the Theobroma cacao cultivar B97-61/B2 chromosome 2, Criollo_cocoa_genome_V2, whole genome shotgun sequence genome, one window contains:
- the LOC18607897 gene encoding sodium channel modifier 1, which yields MSVFGGDSWGREAQYRKRRIDQVVIEGVDGSCYKKLSTGKYVCIVCPHNPILDSPLMLSMHCKGSRHRAAESKLKEKEHMRLDEMNKRIALSNPPTSSVNSSTTMQNAHLGSKPLIQMAQRAASETLTDKTPEHNLRNDYHDMVLRQNDVKNVTLDFCQNHSFPTKETLDKSLQKPLDFQERQERELKFTSAGWKRDCHGKWYKDENVEFDSDEEDPNLLLD from the exons ATGAGTGTATTCGGAGGGGATAGCTGGGGAAGAGAAGCACAATACAGGAAGAGAAGAATAGATCAAGTTGTTATCGAAGGGGTTGATGGGTCATGTTATAAGAAGCTCTCTACGGGCAAATACGTCTGTATTGTCTGCCCTCACAATCCCATCCTCGATTCACCTCTCATGCTTTCT ATGCATTGCAAAGGATCACGTCATAGGGCTGCAGAGTCCAAGctgaaggaaaaagaacatATGAGACTAGATGAAATGAACAAGAGGATAGCTTTGTCAAACCCTCCTACTTCCTCTGTTAACTCTAGTACCACCATGCAAAATGCTCATTTAGGTAGCAAACCATTGATTCAAATGGCACAAAGGGCTGCTTCTGAGACACTTACTGATAAAACACCTGAACACAATTTGAGAAATGATTACCATGACATGGTGCTGAGGCAGAATGATGTTAAAAATGTGACACTTGACTTTTGTCAGAATCACTCTTTCCCTACAAAGGAAACATTGGACAAGTCATTACAGAAGCCATTGGATTTTCAGGAACGTCAAGAGAGAGAACTTAAATTTACATCTGCAGGTTGGAAACGTGACTGCCATGGTAAATGGTACAAAGATGAAAAT GTTGAATTTGACTCAGATGAAGAAGATCCAAACTTGTTACTTGATTGA